One window of Nicotiana tomentosiformis chromosome 11, ASM39032v3, whole genome shotgun sequence genomic DNA carries:
- the LOC138902135 gene encoding uncharacterized protein: MTCLEFIVGRLHPPTFSGTESEDAQDFLNRCQWMLRTLGILEISGVSFTTFQLTGATFRWWESYERSIPVGETPLSWHEFSILFLEKFVPQTHREELRRKLEYLCQEDLSVTQYEMQFSELARHVVWLVPTKREKIRRFINNLYQEFRFVMTVGNVVGAKFDEVVESARRLEIVHTQEREEREAKRSRGLGNSGDVPSGGQSYHNRGRSYRPAQMVRPSHRGTSASHGSYSA, translated from the coding sequence ATGACATGTCTTGAGTTCATTGTTGGGAGACTTCATCCTCCAACTTTTAGTggaactgagtcagaggatgctcaggatttcttgaATAGATGTCAGTGGATGCTTCGTACATTGGGTATTCTGGAgatcagtggggtctcatttactacttttcagctcaCCGGAGcaaccttcagatggtgggagtcttatgAGAGGAGCATACCAGTTGGTGaaacaccactttcatggcatgagttctccatattatttctggagaagtttgttccacagacccaCAGAGAGGAACTGCGCAGGAAGTTGGAGTATTTATGTCAGGAGGAcctgtctgtgacccagtatgagatgcagTTTTCAGAATTAGCTCGTcatgtagtttggttggttcccactaagagggagaagatcaggaggttcattaataACCTTTACCAGGAGTTCCGTTTTGTTATGACTGTGGGAAATGTAGTAGGTGCTaaattcgacgaggtggttgaaaGTGCTCGACGGCTAGAAATAGTCCAtactcaggagcgtgaggagagggaggctaagaggtctcgtGGTCTGGGTAATTCCGGCGatgttccttctgggggacagTCCTATCACAACAGGGGTCGatcttataggcccgctcagatggtcCGTCCATCTCATCGTGGCACATCagccagccatggttcatacagtgcttga